One genomic segment of Nocardioides cavernaquae includes these proteins:
- a CDS encoding TrmH family RNA methyltransferase — protein sequence MASFPAEPLTSGNTRVKEARKLARRASRTETRRFLADGPKAVEGALTVEGCVIEIFATPAATEQYAALAATAAGLPDVPWTLVDDRALASLSDAVTPAGVIAVCRFIDRPLDHVLSPVDRPAPRLVVICSDVRDPGNAGTVIRTADAAGADAVILAGDAVDLYNPKTVRASVGSVFHLPVAIERDPLAAVRASQAAGLGVLAADMDGRTLFEADDLLAAPTAWLLGNEAWGIPAELRDAADEVVSIPIFGQAESLNLATAAAVFLYASARAQR from the coding sequence GTGGCGAGCTTCCCTGCCGAACCCCTGACCTCGGGCAACACCCGGGTCAAGGAGGCACGGAAGCTCGCCCGTCGTGCTTCCCGGACCGAAACGCGGCGATTCCTCGCCGACGGTCCGAAGGCAGTCGAGGGCGCGCTGACGGTTGAAGGCTGCGTCATCGAGATCTTCGCGACCCCCGCCGCCACCGAGCAGTACGCCGCGCTGGCGGCCACCGCCGCCGGCCTGCCGGATGTCCCGTGGACGCTGGTCGACGACCGTGCGCTCGCATCGCTCTCCGACGCGGTCACCCCGGCCGGAGTCATCGCCGTCTGCCGGTTCATCGACCGCCCGCTCGACCACGTGCTGTCACCGGTCGATCGGCCCGCGCCCCGCCTGGTGGTCATCTGCTCCGACGTGCGCGATCCCGGCAACGCCGGCACGGTGATCCGCACGGCCGACGCAGCCGGGGCCGATGCCGTGATCCTGGCCGGCGACGCGGTCGACCTCTACAACCCGAAGACGGTCCGGGCCTCCGTCGGCTCGGTGTTCCACCTGCCCGTGGCCATCGAGCGTGATCCGCTGGCGGCCGTGCGCGCCTCGCAGGCTGCCGGACTCGGCGTACTTGCTGCCGACATGGACGGACGCACGCTCTTCGAGGCCGATGACCTGCTGGCGGCTCCGACGGCGTGGCTTCTCGGCAACGAGGCCTGGGGCATCCCGGCCGAGCTGCGCGATGCTGCCGACGAGGTGGTCAGCATCCCGATCTTCGGCCAGGCCGAGAGCCTGAACCTGGCGACGGCGGCGGCCGTGTTCCTCTACGCGTCGGCCCGAGCCCAGCGCTGA
- the rplT gene encoding 50S ribosomal protein L20 yields the protein MARVKRAVNAQKKRRVVLERASGYRGQRSRLYRKAKEQVTHSLVYSYNDRRKNKGNFRKLWIQRINAAARAEGMTYNRFIQGLNLAGVEVDRKILADLAVNDAPAFSALVAAAKAALPADVNAPASA from the coding sequence ATGGCACGCGTCAAGCGGGCGGTAAACGCCCAGAAGAAGCGCCGGGTCGTCCTCGAGCGGGCGTCCGGCTACCGCGGACAGCGTTCGCGCCTGTACCGCAAGGCGAAGGAGCAGGTCACCCACTCCCTCGTCTACAGCTACAACGACCGCCGCAAGAACAAGGGCAACTTCCGCAAGCTGTGGATCCAGCGCATCAACGCCGCGGCTCGCGCCGAGGGCATGACCTACAACCGCTTCATCCAGGGCCTGAACCTGGCTGGCGTCGAGGTCGACCGCAAGATCCTGGCCGACCTGGCCGTCAACGACGCTCCGGCGTTCTCGGCTCTGGTTGCCGCTGCGAAGGCTGCTCTGCCGGCCGACGTGAACGCTCCGGCCTCCGCCTGA
- the rpmI gene encoding 50S ribosomal protein L35 has protein sequence MPKNKTHSGAKKRFKVTGSGKILREQAGKRHNLEKKATKVTRRLSGTVEVAKADVPRAKKMLGL, from the coding sequence ATGCCGAAGAACAAGACGCACTCCGGTGCCAAGAAGCGCTTCAAGGTGACGGGCTCCGGCAAGATCCTGCGCGAGCAGGCCGGCAAGCGCCACAACCTCGAGAAGAAGGCCACCAAGGTCACCCGCCGCCTTTCCGGCACGGTGGAAGTGGCCAAGGCCGACGTTCCGCGCGCCAAGAAGATGCTGGGTCTCTGA